CAAACGCTCACACGGTAAAAGTGGGATCTGAAAATTCGGTGGCAAAATATTACGTTAACAACTACAAAGACGTTCGAAACTTTTTAAAAGAACTATTGAAATAAGAAAACCTACCTGCTTATTGGCGTAACTTATTATTCTCACAAAATAAAAGTTTATCTATGAAAAACATGAATTATGCCGTTATCGGAAACTGCAAAAGTGCAGCACTTATTTCCGAGAAAGGTTCGATTGACTGGTACTGTGCTCCCGATTTTAACTCGGCTTCGGTATTTGCAAAAATCCTTGACGATGAAATTGGTGGCAGTTTCGAAATTATTTGCGACGACAGTTACTCGATAAAACAAAGCTATATACGATCGACAAACATTGTATCAACCACATTTACTAGTGGCAACGATTGTTTTGAAGTCATTGATTTTATGCCACGTTACAAAAACAATGGCGACTATTTTAATCCATCGGAGATAATCAGGTATTTCAGATACAGATCGGGCAACCCTGTATTTTCTATTTTGTACAATCCGAAAATGGAATATGCAAAATACGATACTGAAATTGTTGCCGAAGACGAATACATAAAAAGCTCGACAACCGAAGGCGAGTACGATTCGATTTATCTCTACACCAATATCGACAAGGAAGCCATTATTCAGCAAAAACCAATTCACCTAAAAGAGGATGCATACGTTTTACTGGCTTACGACGAAAAACTGCTGACTCAAACCTTAGACCGCCAATACCTGAAACTGCAAAAAACCAAAGTTTACTGGCTGGACTGGGCCAACAGTTTAACCTCGTTTAAAAGTTACAACAAAGAAATTGTGCGAAGCGCGCTGGTTCTAAAACTGCTGAGTTACGACAAAACGGGAGCTGTTTTAGCAGCTGCAACCACATCGTTGCCTGAGTCGATTGGTGAGGAACGAAACTGGGATTACCGTTTTTGCTGGATTCGCGATGCCTCAATGGCCATTAAAATTATGTCGAAACTCGGCCACCTGAATACGGTTAAACGTTTTATGAAGTTTATTATCGATATTATTCCCGATAAGGATGAAAAGATACAGATCATGTATGGAATAAATCGTGAGAAAAAATTAACAGAAGAAGAACTCACACACCTAAAGGGATACAAAAATTCGTCACCCGTTCGTATTGGAAATGCAGCCTACGAGCAAAAACAAAACGATATTTACGGAGTTTTGGTCGATGTTATTTACCAGCAATTTATCCAGTTCAAGATCTCTCTCGAAAACAGTGAATCGCTGTGGACCATTGTTCGGAGTATTGTTCGTATTGTGGAAAACAACTGGCAAAAACCCGACAAGGGAATTTGGGAAATCAGAACCGACGAAAAACATTTTACCTTTTCGAAGGTGTTGTGCTGGGTTGCCATTGACAGAGCCATAAAAATTGCCGACATCATTCACAAAGAAAAATACCTGAATGATTGGCAAAAATTAGCCGACACAATTAAAAGCGATATCCTTAAAAATGCATGGAACGATGAGAAAGGTGCCTTCACCCAATTTTACGGATCGAAGGACATGGACGCAGCCAATTTATTAATGGAATCATACGGTTTTATTGATGCAAAAGATCCAAAATACATTCAAACCGTGGTTGAAACAGAAAAGGAACTTTGTTACAACGGACTGATGTACAGGTATAAAAACCAGGATGATTTCGGACTTCCAACGTCATCGTTTACCATCTGTACTTTTTGGCTGATAAATGCACTCGATGCGGTAGGACAACGAAAAAAAGCAAAACAAATGTTCGACCAGTTGCTCAAATACAGCAACCATGTTGGACTGTTTAGCGAAGATCTTGACTTTGAAACCAAAGAGCTTTTGGGAAATTTCCCGCAAGCCTATTCGCATTTAGCACTTATCGATACAGCAATAAATCTTTCGAAAGGAAAAATTACGGAAGACGAACAAATCCTGGAAGCGATACATTAAAAAAGATCAGATATCCTGGTTGTCAAAAGACTCCTCCAAATCCTCTTCCATGGTTAACATTGGCGAAGCATTCACTTTTTCAATGTCCATTATGGTAACGAGGGTTTCGAGGCCTTTTTCAACCTGCTGAAGTAGTTCGGCATCCAATTGGGCAAGTTTTTCTGAAAGCTGTTCGTGCAACAACGACGGCATTTTACTCAGCAAAGTATCTCCGGCTGAAGTCAGGGCAATGTTAACTACCCTTTTATCTCCCGATTTAGGCAATCGTGCCAGATAACCTTTTCGCTCGAGCCGGTTAATAATACCACTTACCGTGCTCGAATTTAAATTCAGAAATTTGCGGATTTCGCCTTGGGTTGACTGGTAATTTTTGGAATCGCGTAAAAAGTTAAGGCACAAAACCTGTGGAATACTTACACCATATTCTTTTTGGATTTTTTTCGACTCAATATCAACCGAGCGAACAATTTTTCTGATTTTTATTAAAATTTCTGTGGTATCCATACAATGGCTAAAAATACAAATGTTTTTCTCATCTGCCAATTGGAATAATATTTGTTAAGCAAGGCACAAAAACCGCATCAATGAAAACAGCCCAATTCTACTTTTTTATAAGCTTTATACTGCTTTTTAACTTTACTTCCCCGGCTCAGCAAAACAATACCATAAGAGGCCAAATAATCGATTCAGAATCGCACAAGCCAATTCCCCATGCCGAGGTTTTTATTTCAGGCACAACCGTTGGATGTATTACAGATACGGCCGGAATATTTCAAATAAAACCGCCTTATTTCCCTTGTACTTTGGTGGCCGACCATGTTGCTTACGAATCGTTTGTTAAACCTCTGGAACATGGCGTAAATCTGCAAATAGATCTCAGGCCTTCCAATTATTCGCTGCCCGAAATTGCAGTGAAAGGCAAGGACAAACGAAAACGAAATCTCCGTTTCTTTTACTCTCACTTTATTAAAGAGAACCGAGACCAAATTAAAATCCTAAATGATTCTGCGCTGATTTTCCAACGAGATAAAATGCAATTTATAGCCAAAACCAACGAACCGTTGTTGCTTGTAAATGATTATCTGGGGTATAAAGTAAAAGTAATTTTAGATGAGTTTAAAGTATATGCTTTGGATGGTCCAAACGGAAAGCCAATTCCTTTAAATTCGATCGATGGTGGAGAAGTGCTGCAAATGAGCGGATATTATTTCTACGAACCTCTGGAAAAACAGTTTCCCAACAAAAAATCCGACTACACGCTTAACCGCCAAACTTCATATTATGGCTCGTACCGCCATTTTTTAAAATCGATTTACGATGAAAATTTAGGACAACAAGGATATGAAATAGAGGTAATTCCAAACGATATTGCTGCAGCTTTTTTTCGTCTGCCATCAAATGGACAGAATAACGATGCCAAACAGTATACCAGCAAAGCAAATTCGTTAAAAGTACACTACTATTTTAATTCGAAGCAGCGTCCGGTTCCGTTGGAGAATATCGAAGAATATTTCCAGGTAACACAACGCACTTCAATAATTCACCTTACAGGGAAGCCTTTTTTCATCCGGCAAAATGGCACCAGCCCGCAACTTCCTCTGATTATTGAGGGTGGTATGGAGATTAAAAATTTTGCCAATTCATTGCCAGAAGATTACATACCTCCTATAAACTAAAAAGTCCACCCGCATTCTTTCAAATACAAATGGACTTTTCCTGCTTCGGGTAACCGACTTTCCTCTACTTCTGTCGGAAATAAATCTGGATTGGAACACCCGTAAAATTAAAGTTATCGCGCAACTGGTTTTCAATGTAACGGCGATACGGCTCTTTAATGTATTGCGGTAAGTTGGCAAACAAAGCAAAAGCCGGCGTTGGCGATGGCAACTGCGTGCAATATTTAATTTTAATATATTTCCCTTTAACCGAAGGTGGCCCGTAAGTTTCAATCGCTTCCAGCAACACCTCGTTTAGTTCCGAAGTTTTTATTCGTTGTTTGCGGTTAGCATTCACTTCCATGGCAACTTCCAAAGCTTTATGTACCCGTTGTTTTGTTAACGCCGAAATAAAAAGAATTGGAACATCGACAAAAGGAGCCAAACGCTTCTGAATCTCTTCTGTCAGTTTTTTGGTTGTCATGGTGTCTTTGTCAATCAAATCCCACTTGTTAACCAAAATAACCACTCCCTTTTTATTTTTCACTGCCAGGTTAAAAATGTTTACGTCCTGCGCTTCTACACCACGAGTAGCATCAATCAACAACAAACAAACATCTGAATTTTCAATGGTTCGCACTGAACGTAAAACCGAATAAAATTCCAGGTCTTCACTTACCTTGGGTTTTTTTCGCAAACCGGCGGTATCCACAATCATAAAATCGTGACCGAACTTATTGTAACGTGTATGAATTGCATCGCGGGTAGTACCGGCAACATCAGTTACAATGTTTCTATCCTCTCCAATCAACGCATTAATAAACGATGATTTACCAACGTTTGGACGCCCAACTACCGACAAGTACGGCAATTCATGTTCCTCTTCCAAAGAATCTTTATCGGGAAAAAGCTCCACCAGAGCATCTAACATCTCTCCTGTCCCACTTCCTGTCATCGACGAAATACAATAAATCTCGCCCAATCCTAATCCGTAAAACTCTTGAGCATCAGGAATTCGGTTATGGTTATCAACCTTGTTTACCACAAGAATCACTTTTTTCCCACTTTTCCTTAAGATGGTGGCAATTGCATCATCAAGGTCGGTAATTCCCGATTCCACATCCACAACAAAAGTGATTACGTCGGCCTCATCAATGGCCAGGTGCACTTGTTTGTTAATTTCTGCTTCAAAAATATCGTCTGAATTTACTACATAACCACCCGTATCAATTACCGAAAAGTCCACTCCGTTCCACTCACCTTTTCCATAGTTCCGGTCGCGTGTTACACCTGCGGTTTCGTTAACAATTGCTTTTCTTTGTTCAATCAGGCGATTAAACATTGTCGATTTACCAACATTTGGTCTTCCAACTATTGCTATTATTCTACTACTCATTTCTTACTTTTTTTAACCGACAGGCGATCGCCTGCCATTACTGAAAACTGTGATTAAAACCGGATGCTAGAATTTATCGTATCCGAATTGTTTTAACGCTCCGTCCTTTTCACGCCAGTCTTTGGCTACCTTCACATACAACTCGAGGAATATTTTTTTCTCAAAAAACTCCTCGGCATCTTTGCGTGCTTCAGTTCCCACTCTTTTAATCATTTTCCCCTGATGCCCGATAATAATTCCTTTCTGGCTATCGCGTGCCACGTGAATTACAGTTCGAATGTTGATTATCTTATCACTTTCCTTAAATTCCTCAACTTCCACTTCCACTGAGTATGGAATCTCTTTCTGATAATGCAACAATATTTTTTCGCGAACGATTTCCTGCATAAAAAAACGTTCGTTACGGTCAGTCAATTCATCCTTTCCAAAAAAGGCAGGACCTTCGGGAAGCAATTCCAGAATTCGGTCGAAAATAGGTTCAATATTAAATTTTTCGAGAGCGGAAATCGGGAAAATATCTGCTCCCGGGAAAACTCCTCCCCAGTAGTCAAACAATTTTACCACTTCTTCCTGGTTCGATAGATCAATTTTATTAATCAGTACGATTACCGGCATGTTCGATTTACGAACTTTCTCGATGTATTCCGGATTTTTATCCACTTTCTCCTTTACATCGGTTACAAACAAAATCACATCAGCATCAATTAATGCCGTGTCAACAAAGCGCATCATCGACTCTTGCAATTTGTAACTTGGTTTTAAAATACCCGGGGTATCGGAATAAACAATCTGGAAATCTTCACCACTCACAATTCCTTTAATGCGGTGGCGGGTGGTTTGCATTTTCTGGGTAATAATCGAGAGTTTCTCGCCTACCAGCGCATTCATTATTGTTGATTTACCAACATTCGGATTGCCAACAATATTCACAAATCCTGCTTTATGTGCCATATTTTAAATTTTAGGTGATCCTTTCTCCGAAGAGAATTTCTATATTAAATCGTTAAAAATCAGCGCAAAGATAAACGAATTGGTTGAATATGGATACTGCTTTTAAAATTAAACAAGACCTGCAGGTATAATATTCAGCAACCAACACCGCAACCAGCTACAAATCCCCTTATTTACTGGCACTTAACTTTGATTTAAGATTGATTTAGAAGCAGGTAAAAACTACAAATAGCTTTGTCTATCGGTTTGCTTTAATGTATTTAATTACGTTTAAAAAGGTATCGTTGTAAAAATCGTTGCTGTTTTCGTTTACATATTTTAGCAGGGCACGATGTGGTTCTTCGCCAACATTTAAATACCCTCCACCAACACTGTGAAACATAAAAACAGCAATGGTTCCTTTCTCGCGCGCTTCGTTAACATAGGCAATTAAGTCTTCAGAAGTTGGTTCATCCACTCCCCACGAACAGGCTTTAATCACATCAAAATCGTCCATCGTTTCCGGAATGGGACCATCTAAACGTGCCCCTACAAATATTTCCTCAATGTTTTTTGTAAAGTCGTCATTTCCGGCCTTGTAATCGCCGCAGGTGTAAGCAAAACTTCGTTCCGTTTTACCATCAATGGCTTTTAAAAGAGTATTTGCAGTTTCTATTTCAGCTACTATTTGCTCAAGCGTATAATTATTCAAATCGTACTCCGGTTTTACCCAATCTCTGTTTTCACCCAAACAAGGATGAAAAAGCGTGTGATTGCCCAGTTCATGTCCGTTCTTTGCAATGGCACGCCACTCATTGGTTCTTTTGTTTAAACTTTGCGAATTACCTGTACAATAAAAAGTTCCCTTAAAGCCGTATTCATCCAATTGCGGAACAGCAATATCAAGATGCCCGTCTAAACCATCGTCGTAGGTAAAAACCACGGCAGCTTTTTTACCGTCGGGCCAGGCAAATTGTGCATTCGAAACGAACGAAATACACAAGAACAAAATACCAATTACCTTTTTCATAAGTCTTGAATTAATTCATGACTCAATGTTCCCGAACAAATTTCGCGCACTTCTCCAGTCATGCGAATTTCCCAATCTTCATCTATCTCAATTTTCAGGTCGCCACCCGGCATTTTTATGGTGAGTTTGCGTTCTGTTAATCCTCGTCTTACAACCGTACAAGCGACTGCACACGACGAGCTTCCTGAAGCTAAAGTCCAACCCGCGCCGCGTTCCCAGATTAAAACCTCTACTTCGTTTGGCGAAACAACTTTAGCAAACTGAACGTTAATCCGGTTTGGAAACATTTTATGATTTTCAATTTCAGAACCATAGGTTTTAATTTCATCCTCGCTCAATTCGTCTTTTAAAATAATACAATGCGGATTTCCCACCGAAACACAGTTCATTTCGTATTTGCGATCTGCCAATTGTAAGGTTTCGCCAATACACTCATTATTTTCGCAGTTCACGGGTATTTTTTTCGATTCGAAAATTGCTTTTCCCATATCCACTTTTATCAGAAATGCCTTCCCATCCTTTTCTTCAATAATCTCAGCTTTTACAAGTCCTCCTGGCGTTTCAATACTGAATGTTTTTTCAGAAGCAAAACCGTAATCGTACAGGTACTTTGCAAAAATGCGCAATCCATTTCCACTTTTTTCGGCTTCCGAACCATCAGGATTTAAAATACGAAGTCCAAAATCAGCTTTTGAACTCGACACTTTTAACAGAATCCCGTCGGAACCGATTCCAAAATGTACGTCACAAATACGAACAATGGCCTGTTCTGTTAATTCAAATGATATTTCTTCCTGATTTAGAACAATGTAATCGTTTCCTAAACCGTGGGTTTTTACAAAGAAGTTTTGCATAGTGGATTTTCCATTTTAATTTTTCTCAAAATTATAATTCTTAATGAACTCACGGTACTCTTCCTCCCAACTTTTCCTTTTGTGATGTATTTCCTGATTTTTTATATAATTCTTCACCCTCTCGATTTGTGATTCACTAATCGACACCGCAAAATATTCATCAGCCCATTCAAAGTTAGAACAGAACCCGGTTTTGTTAATCCAGAATGAACTCTCCCCTTTTATCATTTGCATTATTTTGGCAATATTCTGATCGGGAAGCAAAGAAATTAAACAATGAACATGGTCGCGGCAGCCATTAATTGAATAGATATAGATATTTTTTGATTTGGCATTTGTTCTGATATGCTCTAATATTTTTGATTTGTTTTCTTCATTTAAAAAGGAAGCTCTGGATTTTGTTCCCCAAACACAATGAAGCCAATTTCTCACATAAGACATATTTTAAAGCTTTTTGGGCTAAAGCCCATGTTTACCGAAACTACTTTTGACCTCCAGCCTAAAGGCAGGAGTTATACAATTTACAAAAAACATTTTTTAGATATACATAAAACCATAACTCCAGCTTTTAAGCTGGGGTAAATAATCTACAACCTCTTCTTTACCGGGCTTTAGCCCTTCTGAGTGAAATAGAAACATCTTGCATTAAATAAATCTAAATAAGGCTTAAGCTTCTGTTGATCAAAAAAATAGGCAGACTATATTTTTATATCTTTACGCATCAAAATTGAGACAAATAAAAATAGACAGATATGGCATTAATTAATGAAAATTACCTGAAACTTCAGGCAGGATATCTTTTCCCTGAAATTGGGCGAAGAGTAAGTGAATTTATTGAGGCAAACCCGGATAAAAAAGTAATTAAAATGGGTATTGGCGACGTTACCCAACCTTTGGTTCCCAGTGTTGTAAAAGCGTTTCACGAAGGTGTTGACGAAATGGCAAAAGGCGATACTTTTAAAGGTTACGGTCCGGAACAAGGCTACGCTTTCCTTCGCGAAGCCATTGCAAAAAACTCGTACCAGGACAATGGAATTGATATTTCGGCCGGTGAAATTTTTGTTTCGGATGGTTCGAAATGTGATACCGGAAACATTCAGGAGATTTTTGGAGGCGACAATAAAATTGCCATTTGCGATCCGGTATACCCGGTTTACGCCGACACTACTGTTATGAGTGGAAAAACCGGCACTTGCCAGTCGAATGGTTATTACGACGGAATTATTTATATGCCATGTACAAAGGAAAATGGTTTTATTCCTGAATTGCCCGTTGAAACTCCCGATCTGATTTTCTTGTGCTACCCAAATAATCCAACCGGAACTGTTGCATCAAAAGAAGAGCTGAAAAAATGGGTGGATTATGCCACTGAAAAAAATGCCATTATTTTATACGATGCTGCTTACGAAGCATTTATTACTGAAGATGGAATTCCGCGTTCAATTTACGAAATTGAAGGAGCCAAAAAAGTAGCCATCGAATTCCGAAGTTTTTCGAAAACAGCCGGTTTTACAGGTACACGTTGCGCTACAACAGTTATTCCTAACGAATTGGTAGCCTATGATTCTGCAGGCAAAGCGCATTCGGTAAAAGCACTTTGGAACCGCCGCCAGTCTACCAAATTCAACGGAGTTTCGTACCCGGTGCAAAAAGCTGCTGCAGCCATTTATACCGAAGAAGGTAAAAAAGAGGTTGCTGAAGTTATTTCGTACTACCTTGAAAATGCAAAAATAATGCGCGCCAGCTTAGCAGAAATTGGTTACGAAGTTTATGGCGGAGTAAATGCACCTTATGTTTGGGTGAGAACAAAAAACGATACAACTTCGTGGGACTTTTTCGACAAAGTACTTAACGAAGCCAATGTGGTAGGAACTCCCGGTTCAGGTTTTGGACCTGCAGGCGAAGGCTATTTCCGCTTTTCAGCTTTTGCAGATCGCGAAAATGTGCTTGAAGCAATGGAACGAATTAAAAATTTGAGCTAAGAGAATAACAGTATTTAGGGGCTGTCTTAAAGGTAATCTAATACGTCATTCTGAACTTGTTTCAGAATCTTCATATACGAATAAAAAAGACCCTGAAATAACTTCAGGGTGACGTTTCAGGGCAACTGATTTACTTTTGAGACAGCCTTTTTTTGTGCTTAATTCAGCACCGGTAAAATTATTTTCGAAGCCTTATTTTTTTCGTGATAAATCTTGATTTCGCTTTTGACAAAATCAGTTTCATTACAATGATAAATATCTACAAATTGTTGTGGATTGCGATCAACCAGCGGAAACCAGCTACTTTGCACCTGTACCATAATCCGATGCCCGGTTTTAAAACAGTGCGCAATTGAAGGTAATTCGAATTTTACTTCATCAACCTGCCCGGGCACAAAAGCAGCAGGTTTTTCAAAACTGTTTCGGTAACGGCCTCTAAAAACTTCACCTCTTACCAACATCTGATACGCACCCATTGGGTATGTATTTTCGCTATCGTTACTGGTTTCTTCATAACTAAAGTCATCGGGAAATACGTCAATAATTTTTACCACAAAATCAGCATCAGTAGTCGAAATGCTCGTTACAATATCGGCAATAACATTGCCGGTAACCGTCACATCTTCTTTTAAAATATCGGTTTGAAAAACCAAAACATCAGGTCGGCGTGCTGCAAAACGCTGGTCGTTCGACATGTATTCGCGGGTGCGGTTTAAATGTACATTTTCTTCGTACGGAACCGGTTTAGCCGGATCGCTGATGTATGAACTAAAACTATTTTCAAGGTTTGGCTCAGTGTCTGTCAACTTCCCATCGGCCTGCAAAAACATTGTTTTATCCACCTTGTTTTTTGGTGGCCATTGTGTAAACGATTTCCATTCATCTGCTCCTGTAATATAAATATTGGCTTCAGCGATTTGCGAAACATCACCTTTTCCTTTCAAAAAATAATTAAAGAAAGGAATCTCAAAATTTTGCTGAAAATACAAACTGGTATTTGTTGGAAACTGAATATTTCCATGATGAGTCCCGTCGTTTGCAGCCCATTGTCCGTGTGACCATGGTCCCTCAACAATTGCATTAAATTCTTTCCCCGGATTATTCTCTTCTGCCCCTTTGTAGGCATTCCACGCACCCCAGCAATCTTCTGCATCAAATAAACCGCCAACCCACAACATAGCTGGGTTC
The sequence above is a segment of the uncultured Draconibacterium sp. genome. Coding sequences within it:
- a CDS encoding polysaccharide deacetylase family protein, giving the protein MKKVIGILFLCISFVSNAQFAWPDGKKAAVVFTYDDGLDGHLDIAVPQLDEYGFKGTFYCTGNSQSLNKRTNEWRAIAKNGHELGNHTLFHPCLGENRDWVKPEYDLNNYTLEQIVAEIETANTLLKAIDGKTERSFAYTCGDYKAGNDDFTKNIEEIFVGARLDGPIPETMDDFDVIKACSWGVDEPTSEDLIAYVNEAREKGTIAVFMFHSVGGGYLNVGEEPHRALLKYVNENSNDFYNDTFLNVIKYIKANR
- a CDS encoding carboxypeptidase-like regulatory domain-containing protein; this translates as MKTAQFYFFISFILLFNFTSPAQQNNTIRGQIIDSESHKPIPHAEVFISGTTVGCITDTAGIFQIKPPYFPCTLVADHVAYESFVKPLEHGVNLQIDLRPSNYSLPEIAVKGKDKRKRNLRFFYSHFIKENRDQIKILNDSALIFQRDKMQFIAKTNEPLLLVNDYLGYKVKVILDEFKVYALDGPNGKPIPLNSIDGGEVLQMSGYYFYEPLEKQFPNKKSDYTLNRQTSYYGSYRHFLKSIYDENLGQQGYEIEVIPNDIAAAFFRLPSNGQNNDAKQYTSKANSLKVHYYFNSKQRPVPLENIEEYFQVTQRTSIIHLTGKPFFIRQNGTSPQLPLIIEGGMEIKNFANSLPEDYIPPIN
- a CDS encoding CocE/NonD family hydrolase; its protein translation is MKKILLLFFILVGIYSNAAEVDSTWIRKNYTKKEVYITMRDGVKLFTSLYIPKSSKETHPFLLTRTPYSCSPYGEKNFSAYWNNYRKEYFKEGYIVVIQDVRGKYMSEGQFEDVRPFNAAKKGKEIDEASDTYDTVEWLLKNISGNNGNVGVFGISYPGFYSTMAAASSHPAIKAVSPQAPVTNWFIGDDFHHNGAFFQMDAFNFYSAVGWGFGAPHPKPTTEHTASIGFSVHDNYKYYLEQGSLKNLTKLTGDTIAFWSEMMEHPDYDDWWQARDARNATKNLNPAMLWVGGLFDAEDCWGAWNAYKGAEENNPGKEFNAIVEGPWSHGQWAANDGTHHGNIQFPTNTSLYFQQNFEIPFFNYFLKGKGDVSQIAEANIYITGADEWKSFTQWPPKNKVDKTMFLQADGKLTDTEPNLENSFSSYISDPAKPVPYEENVHLNRTREYMSNDQRFAARRPDVLVFQTDILKEDVTVTGNVIADIVTSISTTDADFVVKIIDVFPDDFSYEETSNDSENTYPMGAYQMLVRGEVFRGRYRNSFEKPAAFVPGQVDEVKFELPSIAHCFKTGHRIMVQVQSSWFPLVDRNPQQFVDIYHCNETDFVKSEIKIYHEKNKASKIILPVLN
- a CDS encoding glycoside hydrolase family 15 protein; its protein translation is MKNMNYAVIGNCKSAALISEKGSIDWYCAPDFNSASVFAKILDDEIGGSFEIICDDSYSIKQSYIRSTNIVSTTFTSGNDCFEVIDFMPRYKNNGDYFNPSEIIRYFRYRSGNPVFSILYNPKMEYAKYDTEIVAEDEYIKSSTTEGEYDSIYLYTNIDKEAIIQQKPIHLKEDAYVLLAYDEKLLTQTLDRQYLKLQKTKVYWLDWANSLTSFKSYNKEIVRSALVLKLLSYDKTGAVLAAATTSLPESIGEERNWDYRFCWIRDASMAIKIMSKLGHLNTVKRFMKFIIDIIPDKDEKIQIMYGINREKKLTEEELTHLKGYKNSSPVRIGNAAYEQKQNDIYGVLVDVIYQQFIQFKISLENSESLWTIVRSIVRIVENNWQKPDKGIWEIRTDEKHFTFSKVLCWVAIDRAIKIADIIHKEKYLNDWQKLADTIKSDILKNAWNDEKGAFTQFYGSKDMDAANLLMESYGFIDAKDPKYIQTVVETEKELCYNGLMYRYKNQDDFGLPTSSFTICTFWLINALDAVGQRKKAKQMFDQLLKYSNHVGLFSEDLDFETKELLGNFPQAYSHLALIDTAINLSKGKITEDEQILEAIH
- a CDS encoding MarR family transcriptional regulator → MDTTEILIKIRKIVRSVDIESKKIQKEYGVSIPQVLCLNFLRDSKNYQSTQGEIRKFLNLNSSTVSGIINRLERKGYLARLPKSGDKRVVNIALTSAGDTLLSKMPSLLHEQLSEKLAQLDAELLQQVEKGLETLVTIMDIEKVNASPMLTMEEDLEESFDNQDI
- the dapF gene encoding diaminopimelate epimerase — protein: MQNFFVKTHGLGNDYIVLNQEEISFELTEQAIVRICDVHFGIGSDGILLKVSSSKADFGLRILNPDGSEAEKSGNGLRIFAKYLYDYGFASEKTFSIETPGGLVKAEIIEEKDGKAFLIKVDMGKAIFESKKIPVNCENNECIGETLQLADRKYEMNCVSVGNPHCIILKDELSEDEIKTYGSEIENHKMFPNRINVQFAKVVSPNEVEVLIWERGAGWTLASGSSSCAVACTVVRRGLTERKLTIKMPGGDLKIEIDEDWEIRMTGEVREICSGTLSHELIQDL
- a CDS encoding LL-diaminopimelate aminotransferase — protein: MALINENYLKLQAGYLFPEIGRRVSEFIEANPDKKVIKMGIGDVTQPLVPSVVKAFHEGVDEMAKGDTFKGYGPEQGYAFLREAIAKNSYQDNGIDISAGEIFVSDGSKCDTGNIQEIFGGDNKIAICDPVYPVYADTTVMSGKTGTCQSNGYYDGIIYMPCTKENGFIPELPVETPDLIFLCYPNNPTGTVASKEELKKWVDYATEKNAIILYDAAYEAFITEDGIPRSIYEIEGAKKVAIEFRSFSKTAGFTGTRCATTVIPNELVAYDSAGKAHSVKALWNRRQSTKFNGVSYPVQKAAAAIYTEEGKKEVAEVISYYLENAKIMRASLAEIGYEVYGGVNAPYVWVRTKNDTTSWDFFDKVLNEANVVGTPGSGFGPAGEGYFRFSAFADRENVLEAMERIKNLS
- the der gene encoding ribosome biogenesis GTPase Der; its protein translation is MSSRIIAIVGRPNVGKSTMFNRLIEQRKAIVNETAGVTRDRNYGKGEWNGVDFSVIDTGGYVVNSDDIFEAEINKQVHLAIDEADVITFVVDVESGITDLDDAIATILRKSGKKVILVVNKVDNHNRIPDAQEFYGLGLGEIYCISSMTGSGTGEMLDALVELFPDKDSLEEEHELPYLSVVGRPNVGKSSFINALIGEDRNIVTDVAGTTRDAIHTRYNKFGHDFMIVDTAGLRKKPKVSEDLEFYSVLRSVRTIENSDVCLLLIDATRGVEAQDVNIFNLAVKNKKGVVILVNKWDLIDKDTMTTKKLTEEIQKRLAPFVDVPILFISALTKQRVHKALEVAMEVNANRKQRIKTSELNEVLLEAIETYGPPSVKGKYIKIKYCTQLPSPTPAFALFANLPQYIKEPYRRYIENQLRDNFNFTGVPIQIYFRQK
- the era gene encoding GTPase Era, with protein sequence MAHKAGFVNIVGNPNVGKSTIMNALVGEKLSIITQKMQTTRHRIKGIVSGEDFQIVYSDTPGILKPSYKLQESMMRFVDTALIDADVILFVTDVKEKVDKNPEYIEKVRKSNMPVIVLINKIDLSNQEEVVKLFDYWGGVFPGADIFPISALEKFNIEPIFDRILELLPEGPAFFGKDELTDRNERFFMQEIVREKILLHYQKEIPYSVEVEVEEFKESDKIINIRTVIHVARDSQKGIIIGHQGKMIKRVGTEARKDAEEFFEKKIFLELYVKVAKDWREKDGALKQFGYDKF